In Cryptomeria japonica chromosome 10, Sugi_1.0, whole genome shotgun sequence, a genomic segment contains:
- the LOC131047976 gene encoding transcription factor MYB1-like, with protein MARAPCYSQHPSLNRGAWTAHEDYKLARYIKIHGEGRWRSLPHKAGLKRCGKSCRTRWLHHLHPDVKRGNISADEEELIVRLQGLLGNRWAMIAGRLPSRTANEIKNYWNTHITKKTSREKETILSDRVWKSIPVKTTLARKAKGPKEYPSFVKENHDLNSAGSSQISRISKCLKKDDSQSLEFSIVESGFPSPCYSIQDFHTDEVEQASLSLKINVEQAMTFIEEQEIVEIIYNTQQNYGIIEPQDLQKSSMGWLSTLLLESEED; from the exons ATGGCTAGGGCTCCTTGCTATTCTCAACACCCTTCACTTAACCGTGGGGCTTGGACTGCTCATGAAGATTATAAACTGGCCCGATACATCAAAATCCATGGCGAGGGTAGATGGAGATCCCTTCCACACAAAGCAG GTCTCAAGCGATGTGGAAAGAGTTGTAGAACCCGTTGGTTGCACCATCTCCATCCTGATGTTAAGAGGGGGAACATTTCAGCCGATGAAGAGGAGCTTATCGTTAGATTGCAGGGACTCCTTGGTAATAG atGGGCAATGATAGCAGGGCGACTGCCCAGTCGAACAGCCAATGAAATCAAGAATTACTGGAACACTCATATCACCAAGAAGACCTCGCGAGAGAAGGAAACTATACTGAGTGACCGTGTGTGGAAATCTATTCCTGTTAAAACAACATTGGCGAGAAAAGCGAAGGGCCCCAAGGAATATCCAAGCTTTGTAAAGGAAAATCATGACTTGAATTCCGCTGGTTCTTCACAAATTTCAAGGATCTCTAAGTGTTTGAAAAAGGATGATTCTCAAAGCCTCGAATTTAGTATTGTAGAATCAGGATTTCCGTCGCCCTGCTATTCCATACAAGATTTTCACACGGATGAAGTTGAACAAGCTTCTCTTTCTCTGAAGATAAATGTTGAACAAGCGATGACTTTTATAGAAGAGCAAGAAATAGTGGAGATTATTTATAATACGCAGCAAAATTATGGGATAATTGAACCGCAAGATTTGCAGAAGTCAAGCATGGGGTGGTTGAGTACACTGTTATTGGAATCTGAGGAAGATTGA